In Cytobacillus oceanisediminis, the following proteins share a genomic window:
- a CDS encoding VWA domain-containing protein has product MKTGTLKQILLITDGCSNQGEDPVAMAALAKEQGITVNVIGVMEQDVIDEQGMNEIEGIAMSGGGVSQVVYSQQLSQTVQMVTRKAMTQTLQGVVNKELQQILGGSKTMEDLPPDQRGEVMEVVDELGETVELEVLVLVDTSASMKHKLPTVKEALLDLSLSLNARSGDNRFSVFVFPGKKKDVEKLLDWTPNLESLTSIFSKLTTGGITPTGPAIHEALNHFKKKRSLRSLLSRDDESFFEESV; this is encoded by the coding sequence ATGAAAACAGGAACACTGAAGCAAATTTTATTGATAACGGATGGCTGTTCAAATCAGGGTGAAGATCCCGTTGCCATGGCGGCTCTGGCCAAGGAGCAGGGAATAACTGTGAATGTAATCGGAGTCATGGAGCAGGATGTCATTGATGAACAGGGAATGAATGAAATTGAAGGAATCGCTATGTCAGGAGGCGGAGTCAGTCAGGTGGTCTACTCTCAGCAGCTGTCCCAGACGGTACAGATGGTGACGAGAAAAGCCATGACCCAGACACTTCAGGGAGTTGTGAACAAAGAGCTCCAGCAGATCCTGGGCGGCTCAAAAACGATGGAAGACCTTCCGCCTGATCAGCGCGGGGAAGTGATGGAGGTCGTGGATGAACTGGGTGAAACGGTTGAACTTGAAGTGCTGGTTCTCGTAGATACCAGTGCAAGCATGAAGCATAAGCTTCCAACCGTTAAGGAAGCCTTGCTGGATCTTTCCCTAAGCCTTAATGCACGATCTGGTGATAACCGTTTTTCCGTATTCGTATTTCCCGGGAAAAAGAAAGATGTCGAAAAACTGCTGGATTGGACACCGAATCTTGAATCGCTGACCAGTATTTTCTCGAAGCTGACAACAGGCGGGATTACGCCTACAGGTCCGGCCATTCATGAGGCACTAAACCATTTTAAGAAAAAACGTTCATTAAGGAGTCTGCTTTCCCGTGATGATGAATCATTCTTTGAAGAGTCAGTGTAA
- a CDS encoding serine/threonine protein kinase: protein MMNHSLKSQCKVNPGTVIEGKWHRNRYTIIKELGYGANGIVYLAKNQNQQVALKMSDNGMSITSEVNVLKSFAKVQGSALGPSLLDVDDWERRSGKVSFYVMEYIQGPDLLTFIQQKGSSWTGVLIVQMLNDLDSLHKAGWVFGDLKPDNLIVTGPPSKIRTIDVGGTTIQGRAIKEFTEFYDRGYWGLGTRKADPAYDLFAAAMILINTAYPKRFAKTTGDLKQLKMMVRQKKELLKYEDVILTALQGNYSSAGEMRNDMLQLTRSNPALRSTVNRNAGQTASPQPASRQVYRQKKQKGSIFETLLITLIVTLLYFIYIYGQLL from the coding sequence ATGATGAATCATTCTTTGAAGAGTCAGTGTAAAGTAAACCCTGGTACTGTGATTGAAGGAAAGTGGCACCGAAACCGATATACCATTATAAAGGAATTAGGGTATGGTGCTAATGGGATTGTTTATCTCGCCAAAAACCAAAATCAGCAGGTTGCTTTGAAAATGAGTGATAACGGGATGTCCATCACGTCTGAAGTGAACGTCCTTAAATCCTTTGCAAAGGTCCAAGGCTCTGCCCTCGGGCCTTCTTTGCTTGATGTGGATGATTGGGAAAGAAGGAGCGGAAAGGTTTCGTTCTATGTAATGGAATATATACAGGGCCCTGATTTGCTGACATTTATCCAGCAAAAAGGATCCTCCTGGACTGGTGTTTTAATCGTACAGATGCTGAACGATCTGGATTCATTGCATAAAGCGGGCTGGGTTTTCGGTGATTTAAAGCCGGATAATTTGATCGTAACAGGCCCTCCCTCAAAAATACGCACCATTGATGTGGGCGGAACCACCATTCAAGGCAGGGCGATAAAAGAATTTACCGAGTTTTATGATCGCGGCTATTGGGGATTGGGGACCAGAAAGGCTGATCCGGCCTACGATCTTTTTGCTGCAGCCATGATTTTAATCAATACGGCATACCCAAAAAGGTTTGCCAAGACAACAGGTGACCTCAAACAGCTCAAAATGATGGTCCGCCAAAAGAAAGAACTGCTGAAATACGAAGATGTTATTCTAACTGCCCTGCAAGGCAACTATAGCTCTGCTGGTGAAATGAGAAATGACATGCTCCAGCTCACTCGTTCAAATCCAGCGCTAAGGAGCACAGTAAACAGGAATGCCGGACAAACAGCCAGTCCTCAGCCTGCCAGCAGGCAAGTGTACAGGCAAAAAAAACAGAAAGGGAGCATCTTTGAAACCCTGCTGATTACCCTTATCGTGACGCTTCTTTATTTCATATATATTTATGGGCAGCTGCTTTAA
- the tilS gene encoding tRNA lysidine(34) synthetase TilS codes for MLQEKVSAFLKKKGLDLNNKKIVVGVSGGPDSIALLHYFWSRKQQLQIELIAAHVDHMFRGEESFQDAMFVKDYCKEKAIPFEMERVNVPEYMENSGKSSQTAARDCRYSFYQRTATKYGADFIALGHHGDDQVETILMRLTRGSAGSARAGIPFMRSFSDYFIIRPFLCLNRAEIESYCLKERLNPRRDPSNEKGIYSRNRFRQEVLPFLRKENPQVHEHFQRFSEDLQSDEAYLQELTVHKMNTVMKKKANEEISMDIDAFEAMPMPLQRRGIQLILNYLYKERPASLSASHIESIFSLMKSPHPSGNLDFPGGLHIVRSYRQCHFLFPKEPVQSYRYEVFEPASIKLPNGGSIILEYADCPEGILNNDTLVLGREDASLPIIIRTREKGDRMTLKGMQGSRKIKDIFIDHKVPLHDRKTWPIVTDAQGRILWVPGLKKSHDDRQQQSCTSYIILKYIKQ; via the coding sequence ATGCTCCAAGAGAAAGTGAGTGCTTTCCTTAAGAAAAAGGGACTGGATTTAAACAATAAGAAAATAGTAGTCGGTGTATCAGGAGGGCCGGATTCAATCGCCCTGCTCCATTATTTTTGGAGCCGGAAACAGCAGCTTCAAATCGAACTAATCGCCGCGCATGTTGATCATATGTTCAGAGGCGAAGAATCCTTTCAGGACGCCATGTTTGTGAAGGATTACTGCAAAGAGAAAGCCATTCCATTTGAAATGGAAAGAGTGAATGTACCTGAGTATATGGAGAATTCCGGGAAGAGTTCCCAGACAGCTGCAAGGGATTGCCGCTACAGCTTCTATCAAAGAACCGCCACGAAATATGGGGCAGACTTTATAGCGCTGGGACATCATGGCGATGATCAGGTTGAAACCATATTAATGCGGCTTACAAGGGGAAGCGCCGGCAGCGCAAGGGCAGGAATTCCCTTCATGCGTTCATTTAGCGATTATTTTATCATCCGCCCTTTCCTATGCTTGAATAGAGCCGAAATCGAAAGCTACTGCCTAAAAGAACGCTTGAACCCCCGGCGGGATCCAAGCAATGAAAAAGGAATATACAGCCGCAACCGATTCAGGCAGGAAGTGCTCCCATTCCTGAGAAAAGAAAACCCTCAGGTGCATGAGCATTTTCAAAGATTCAGCGAAGATTTGCAAAGTGATGAAGCATATCTGCAGGAATTAACTGTCCATAAAATGAATACAGTAATGAAAAAGAAAGCCAATGAGGAAATTAGTATGGATATCGATGCTTTCGAGGCAATGCCAATGCCTTTACAAAGGAGAGGGATTCAACTAATATTAAACTATCTTTATAAGGAAAGGCCGGCATCGTTATCGGCATCTCATATAGAGAGCATTTTTTCCTTAATGAAAAGTCCTCATCCATCGGGAAATTTAGATTTTCCAGGCGGTTTACACATTGTACGCTCCTACCGGCAATGCCACTTCTTATTCCCGAAGGAACCTGTACAATCCTATCGATATGAAGTCTTCGAACCTGCAAGCATTAAACTCCCAAACGGCGGATCGATTATCCTTGAATATGCTGACTGTCCTGAAGGAATTCTAAACAATGATACCCTGGTATTAGGCAGGGAGGATGCTTCTCTTCCAATCATTATCAGGACAAGAGAAAAGGGAGACCGCATGACGCTTAAAGGAATGCAGGGGTCCCGAAAGATTAAGGACATTTTCATCGACCATAAAGTACCGCTCCATGATCGGAAAACCTGGCCAATTGTGACAGATGCACAAGGCAGGATCCTGTGGGTGCCTGGTTTGAAGAAATCACATGATGATAGGCAGCAGCAATCTTGTACCAGTTATATTATTTTAAAATACATAAAGCAATGA
- the hpt gene encoding hypoxanthine phosphoribosyltransferase, which translates to MKNDIEKVLISEEELQDKIKSLAAELTEEYQDRFPLAIGVLKGAMPFMSDLLKRVDTYLEMDFMDVSSYGNAMVSSGEVKILKDLDTSVEGRDILIIEDIIDSGLTLSYLVELFRYRKAKSIKIVTLLDKPTGRKADIKADYVGFIVPDEFVVGYGLDYAEKYRNLPYIGVLKPEVYSNND; encoded by the coding sequence ATGAAAAATGATATTGAAAAAGTACTGATTTCGGAAGAGGAGCTGCAGGATAAGATTAAATCCCTTGCTGCTGAACTTACTGAAGAATACCAGGACCGATTCCCGCTTGCCATTGGGGTTTTAAAAGGGGCAATGCCTTTCATGAGCGATCTTTTAAAGCGCGTGGATACATATCTTGAGATGGACTTCATGGATGTATCAAGCTATGGAAATGCAATGGTTTCTTCGGGAGAAGTGAAAATTCTGAAAGACCTTGATACTTCTGTGGAAGGCAGAGATATTCTAATCATTGAGGATATCATCGACAGCGGCTTGACACTCAGCTACCTTGTTGAGCTGTTCCGCTACAGAAAAGCGAAAAGCATTAAGATTGTAACACTGCTTGACAAGCCAACAGGAAGAAAGGCTGATATCAAAGCTGATTATGTAGGATTTATTGTTCCTGATGAATTCGTAGTCGGCTACGGCTTGGATTACGCGGAAAAGTACCGTAATCTTCCATATATTGGAGTCCTGAAGCCGGAAGTATACAGCAATAACGATTAA
- the ftsH gene encoding ATP-dependent zinc metalloprotease FtsH: MNRIFRNTIFYLLIFLVIIGVVSFFNGNNEPTEHISYNKFVDHLESGDITSISLQPERGVFEVRGQLEGYEEGKYFLTYIMNNDNILDRVDQLAQSSDVEVMPAKETSGWVTFFTSIIPFIIIFILFFFLLNQAQGGGSRVMNFGKSKAKLYDESKKKVRFKDVAGADEEKQELVEVVEFLKDPRKFAELGARIPKGVLLVGPPGTGKTLLARAAAGEAGVPFFSISGSDFVEMFVGVGASRVRDLFENAKKNAPCIIFIDEIDAVGRQRGAGLGGGHDEREQTLNQLLVEMDGFGANEGIIIIAATNRPDILDPALLRPGRFDRQITVDRPDVKGREAVLKVHARNKPLDESVNLKSIAMRTPGFSGADLENLLNEAALVAARRNKKKVDMEDIDEATDRVIAGPAKKSRVISQKERNIVAFHEAGHTVIGLVLDEAEMVHKVTIVPRGQAGGYAVMLPKEDRYFQTKPELLDKIVGLLGGRVAEEIVFGEVSTGAHNDFQRATGIARRMVTEFGMSDKLGPLQFGQSQGGQVFLGRDFHNEQNYSDAIAYEIDLEIQRIIKESYERARKLLTENRDKLNLIANTLLEVETLDAEQIKHLSEHGRLPDRSVTSISTDEDVKVNISIKKEDPAETGEIPETREGSSPAEADVPPAIDEERKDK; the protein is encoded by the coding sequence ATGAATCGGATCTTCCGGAATACCATCTTTTATTTATTAATATTTTTAGTCATTATTGGAGTTGTCAGCTTCTTTAACGGCAACAATGAACCAACGGAGCACATCTCTTATAATAAATTTGTTGATCACTTGGAAAGCGGCGATATTACGTCCATTTCCCTTCAGCCTGAGAGAGGTGTATTTGAAGTAAGGGGTCAGCTAGAAGGATATGAGGAAGGCAAATACTTCCTGACTTATATCATGAACAATGATAATATCCTTGACCGTGTGGATCAATTAGCCCAGTCTTCAGATGTTGAAGTCATGCCGGCTAAGGAAACAAGCGGATGGGTGACATTCTTTACGTCAATCATTCCTTTCATCATCATCTTCATACTATTCTTCTTCCTGCTGAATCAGGCGCAGGGCGGAGGCAGCCGTGTGATGAACTTCGGCAAAAGCAAAGCCAAGCTATATGATGAAAGCAAAAAGAAAGTGCGCTTTAAAGATGTTGCAGGCGCCGATGAAGAAAAGCAGGAGCTTGTTGAGGTCGTTGAGTTCCTTAAAGACCCGCGCAAGTTTGCTGAATTGGGAGCAAGAATTCCTAAAGGGGTTCTTCTTGTAGGACCTCCGGGAACAGGTAAAACCTTGCTTGCACGGGCTGCAGCCGGTGAAGCAGGCGTTCCGTTCTTCTCTATAAGCGGTTCTGATTTCGTTGAAATGTTCGTAGGTGTGGGTGCTTCCCGTGTCCGTGACTTATTCGAAAATGCGAAAAAGAACGCGCCATGTATTATTTTTATCGATGAAATTGATGCAGTAGGACGCCAGCGTGGTGCCGGCCTTGGCGGCGGACACGATGAACGCGAGCAGACCCTTAACCAGCTTTTAGTTGAAATGGATGGGTTTGGAGCAAATGAAGGAATTATCATCATTGCTGCCACAAACCGTCCGGATATTCTTGACCCGGCATTATTGCGTCCGGGACGTTTTGACAGACAAATTACGGTTGACCGCCCAGACGTCAAAGGCCGTGAAGCAGTGCTTAAAGTACATGCCCGCAACAAGCCTTTAGATGAGTCGGTTAACTTAAAGAGCATTGCGATGCGTACACCTGGTTTTTCAGGTGCAGACCTTGAAAATCTATTGAATGAAGCAGCGCTTGTAGCTGCCCGCCGCAATAAGAAAAAAGTCGATATGGAAGATATCGATGAAGCAACAGACCGCGTTATTGCGGGACCAGCTAAGAAAAGCCGTGTTATTTCCCAAAAGGAAAGAAATATCGTTGCTTTCCACGAAGCGGGTCATACGGTCATCGGTTTAGTGCTTGATGAAGCTGAAATGGTTCATAAAGTGACAATCGTGCCGCGCGGCCAGGCTGGCGGATATGCAGTTATGCTCCCGAAAGAAGATCGATACTTCCAGACGAAGCCTGAGCTTCTCGACAAAATTGTCGGCTTGCTTGGGGGGCGTGTTGCGGAGGAAATCGTGTTCGGCGAAGTAAGTACAGGTGCCCATAATGACTTCCAGCGTGCGACAGGTATTGCACGCCGCATGGTAACCGAATTTGGAATGAGCGATAAGCTTGGACCATTGCAGTTCGGACAGTCTCAGGGCGGCCAGGTCTTCCTTGGACGTGACTTCCATAATGAACAGAACTATTCAGATGCAATCGCATATGAAATCGATCTTGAAATCCAGCGCATTATCAAGGAATCTTATGAAAGAGCAAGAAAGCTCTTAACGGAAAACCGAGATAAGCTGAATCTAATCGCCAATACATTGCTTGAAGTCGAAACGCTTGATGCGGAGCAAATCAAGCATCTATCAGAACATGGCAGACTGCCTGACCGTTCAGTGACTTCCATTTCAACTGATGAAGATGTGAAAGTGAACATCAGCATCAAGAAAGAGGATCCTGCTGAAACAGGCGAAATTCCTGAAACCAGGGAAGGCTCAAGCCCTGCAGAAGCGGATGTGCCTCCTGCCATCGATGAAGAACGCAAAGACAAATAA
- a CDS encoding type III pantothenate kinase, with protein sequence MIFVFDVGNTNIVLGVYDQDELKHHWRIETNRNKTEDEYGMIVKSLFEHVNLSFSDIDGIIISSVVPPIMFSLERMCQKYFHVKPLVVGPGIKTGLNIKYENPREVGADRIVNAIAAIHEYGSPLVIVDFGTATTYCYINENKQYMGGAIAPGIGISTEALYSRAAKLPRIEIARPDHIVGKNTVSAMQAGILYGYVGQVEGIVKRMKDQAVQKPTVIATGGLAGLIAQESDIIDVVDPFLTLKGLQIIYKRNMETIKNRT encoded by the coding sequence TTGATCTTTGTTTTCGACGTGGGAAATACAAATATCGTTCTGGGTGTCTATGACCAAGATGAATTAAAGCATCATTGGCGAATTGAAACCAACCGGAATAAAACAGAAGATGAATACGGAATGATTGTGAAGTCTCTGTTTGAGCATGTGAATCTTTCCTTTTCAGATATAGATGGCATTATCATTTCCTCTGTAGTGCCGCCAATCATGTTTTCGCTTGAAAGAATGTGCCAGAAATACTTCCATGTTAAGCCCCTTGTCGTGGGTCCTGGAATCAAGACAGGCTTAAACATCAAGTACGAAAATCCGAGGGAAGTTGGTGCAGACCGCATCGTCAATGCAATAGCAGCCATTCATGAATATGGCAGCCCGTTAGTCATTGTCGATTTTGGAACAGCCACTACCTATTGCTATATCAATGAAAATAAGCAATATATGGGTGGCGCAATTGCTCCCGGAATCGGAATCTCGACCGAGGCTCTTTACTCCCGTGCAGCCAAGCTTCCAAGAATAGAAATTGCCCGTCCTGATCATATTGTCGGGAAGAATACCGTATCTGCCATGCAGGCTGGGATTTTATATGGTTATGTTGGCCAGGTTGAAGGTATAGTAAAAAGAATGAAAGATCAGGCAGTTCAAAAACCTACTGTCATTGCCACTGGAGGTCTCGCAGGCCTAATTGCGCAGGAATCGGATATTATTGATGTCGTGGATCCATTTTTAACTTTAAAGGGTCTGCAGATTATTTATAAACGAAATATGGAAACCATAAAAAATAGGACGTAA
- the hslO gene encoding Hsp33 family molecular chaperone HslO, which yields MSDYLVKALAYDGQVRAYASRTTETVGEGQRRHYTWPTASAALGRSMTAGVMMGAMLKGDNKLTIKIEGGGPIGAILVDSNAKGEVRGYVTNPQTHFDLNEQGKLDVRRAVGTEGTLTVVKDIGMREHFTGQVPLISGELGEDFTYYFVTSEQVPSSVGVGVLVNPDNSILAAGGFILQLMPGTGEETITLIENRLKEIPPVSKLIQQGLTPEELLETILGKDNVKFLEKLPVSFTCTCSKERFANAIISLGEEEIQQMIDEDGQAEASCHFCNEKYHYTKEELEELKNEVK from the coding sequence ATGAGCGATTATCTAGTAAAAGCACTTGCATATGATGGACAAGTCCGTGCCTATGCATCCCGCACTACCGAAACAGTTGGGGAGGGCCAGCGCAGGCATTATACATGGCCAACCGCCTCAGCTGCTCTGGGCAGATCTATGACGGCGGGTGTGATGATGGGCGCCATGCTGAAGGGTGATAACAAGCTGACCATTAAAATTGAAGGCGGCGGTCCAATTGGCGCTATCCTGGTAGACAGCAATGCAAAGGGAGAGGTGCGCGGATATGTAACAAATCCGCAGACCCACTTCGATCTTAATGAACAGGGCAAGCTTGATGTGCGCCGTGCGGTCGGAACTGAAGGGACCTTGACTGTCGTGAAGGACATCGGAATGAGAGAACACTTCACAGGACAGGTTCCGCTGATTTCCGGAGAACTTGGAGAAGATTTCACTTATTACTTTGTTACTTCTGAACAGGTGCCTTCTTCCGTTGGAGTGGGTGTTCTCGTTAACCCCGACAACTCCATTCTTGCTGCTGGGGGCTTTATTCTGCAGCTTATGCCGGGAACCGGTGAAGAGACGATTACATTAATTGAAAACAGGCTAAAAGAGATCCCGCCTGTATCAAAATTGATCCAGCAGGGATTAACGCCTGAAGAGCTATTGGAAACGATCCTTGGCAAAGACAATGTGAAGTTCCTTGAGAAGCTTCCTGTATCCTTTACTTGTACATGTTCAAAAGAGCGTTTTGCCAATGCAATTATCAGCCTGGGTGAAGAGGAAATCCAGCAGATGATCGATGAAGACGGCCAGGCTGAAGCTTCCTGTCATTTCTGCAATGAGAAATACCATTACACTAAAGAAGAACTGGAAGAATTAAAGAACGAAGTAAAGTAA
- a CDS encoding peptidyl-prolyl cis-trans isomerase — translation MEKRQLLMIIAGLVLLNLITLAFLLFKGDGSREAVAKVGGDKITRQEWMSEMETKYGKSTLSELIDQKVIEEAGEKYGVKISDKAVDLELKMVKTMYGGNFTEEMSEDKWRRQIKNNLILEELLTADVSVPEEEMKSYYEQNSSQFQVPDTYHISQIIVKTKEEAEQTLKELDEGSSFSVLAMERSIDEFTAGLGGNAGYVSEDDEHIPAEVLEQVKTLKPGKWTKPIKTEDGYAVVMLHEHLKGENYSFKEVKSMIRRQIALEQMDVPVSAKPFWNEAEVEWFYGEQ, via the coding sequence TTGGAAAAGAGACAGCTTTTAATGATCATTGCCGGTTTGGTGTTGCTGAATCTTATCACATTGGCCTTTTTGCTTTTTAAAGGCGATGGCAGCCGGGAAGCAGTAGCAAAAGTCGGCGGAGACAAAATCACTCGCCAGGAATGGATGAGTGAAATGGAAACAAAATACGGGAAAAGCACATTAAGTGAATTAATTGATCAGAAGGTCATTGAAGAAGCAGGGGAAAAATACGGGGTGAAGATCTCTGATAAGGCTGTAGATCTTGAACTGAAAATGGTCAAGACTATGTACGGCGGCAATTTCACCGAAGAGATGAGCGAAGACAAGTGGCGCAGGCAAATCAAGAATAATCTTATTCTTGAAGAACTGCTGACTGCCGATGTCTCCGTCCCGGAAGAAGAAATGAAGAGTTATTATGAACAAAACAGCAGCCAGTTCCAAGTTCCGGACACCTATCACATCTCTCAGATTATCGTTAAAACAAAAGAAGAAGCGGAACAGACATTAAAGGAGCTGGATGAAGGCTCGAGCTTCTCTGTGCTGGCGATGGAACGGTCGATCGATGAATTTACCGCCGGTCTGGGGGGGAATGCAGGGTATGTCAGTGAAGATGATGAACACATACCGGCAGAAGTCCTGGAACAGGTTAAAACCCTTAAGCCCGGCAAGTGGACCAAGCCGATTAAAACGGAAGATGGATATGCCGTTGTAATGCTTCATGAGCATTTAAAGGGAGAAAATTATTCCTTTAAAGAAGTGAAGAGCATGATTCGCCGCCAGATCGCTCTTGAGCAGATGGATGTTCCTGTCTCTGCCAAGCCCTTTTGGAATGAAGCAGAAGTTGAGTGGTTTTACGGTGAGCAGTAA
- the cysK gene encoding cysteine synthase A, whose amino-acid sequence MVRVANSIADLVGQTPIVKLNRLVDDNSADVYLKLEYMNPGSSVKDRIALAMITAAEKEGSLKPGDTIIEPTSGNTGIGLAMIAAAKGYKAVLVMPETMSMERRNLLRAYGADLVLTPGPEGMGGAIRKAQELAKENGYFVPQQFENPANPEIHRLTTGPEITEQMGDQLDAFISGIGTGGTITGAGQVLKEKYKNIKIYAVEPTDSPVLSGGKPGPHKIQGIGAGFVPDTLDTKIYDEVIQITNDEAFEYARRAAKEEGILGGISSGAAISAALKVAKELGKGKKVLAIIPSNGERYLSTPLYQFEAE is encoded by the coding sequence ATGGTACGTGTAGCAAATTCTATTGCAGACCTTGTTGGCCAGACGCCAATTGTGAAACTAAACCGTTTAGTTGATGATAATAGTGCAGATGTTTATCTAAAATTGGAATACATGAATCCTGGAAGCAGCGTAAAAGACCGTATTGCCCTGGCAATGATCACTGCCGCAGAGAAAGAAGGAAGCCTCAAACCAGGTGATACCATTATTGAACCGACAAGCGGAAATACAGGAATCGGATTAGCGATGATTGCAGCAGCAAAAGGCTATAAAGCGGTTCTGGTCATGCCGGAGACGATGAGTATGGAGCGCCGCAATTTGCTTCGTGCTTACGGTGCCGACCTTGTACTCACACCTGGACCGGAAGGGATGGGCGGGGCGATCCGCAAGGCTCAGGAATTGGCAAAGGAAAATGGCTATTTCGTGCCTCAGCAGTTTGAAAACCCTGCGAACCCTGAAATTCACCGTTTAACAACAGGACCTGAAATCACAGAGCAAATGGGCGACCAGCTGGATGCATTCATATCCGGAATCGGTACAGGCGGAACGATTACAGGTGCAGGCCAAGTGCTTAAAGAAAAATATAAAAACATCAAAATTTACGCAGTTGAACCAACTGATTCACCTGTACTATCAGGCGGAAAGCCGGGCCCTCATAAAATCCAGGGCATTGGAGCAGGATTTGTACCGGATACGCTGGATACAAAGATTTATGATGAAGTGATTCAAATTACAAATGATGAGGCATTTGAATATGCCCGCCGCGCGGCCAAGGAAGAAGGAATCCTAGGAGGAATTTCCTCTGGTGCGGCGATCAGTGCGGCCCTAAAAGTTGCCAAAGAGCTTGGAAAAGGGAAAAAGGTTTTGGCTATTATCCCAAGTAACGGCGAGCGTTATTTAAGTACTCCTTTATACCAATTTGAAGCTGAATAA
- the pabB gene encoding aminodeoxychorismate synthase, component I has protein sequence MKQLHIHAKKIPYTYNRFFRQYRSLSEGLAHHILLESGRGGRYSIAAFEPEAILTGKNSELEIVRDGEKQVLEGNPLHLMQEWLNQYKADKLDELPDFQGGAIGFISYDYARYIEKLPNEAQDDLQIPDIHFFIYKECFVFDHETEELWLIFLYEKGEERAIEERADNWEQRWKNESKEPSAKAEYNQAENTLGVSMNEEEFMAAVRSIQEYISQGDVFQVNLSVRQSRPIHIQAMDVYEQLRALNPSPYMGYFHTPGYQLVSGSPELLIKKKGNTVSTRPIAGTRSRGKDHEEDLKLASELIENEKERAEHVMLVDLERNDLGRVCKYGTVTVDEFMVIEKYSHVMHIVSNVKGELTEGKSAVDIIDAVFPGGTITGAPKVRTMEIIEELEPVTRGPYTGSLGWINFSGDLELNIIIRTMLVKDGQAHVQAGAGIVIDSNPKNEYKESLKKAIALWKAKELAEQAKGDQL, from the coding sequence TTGAAGCAGCTTCACATCCATGCAAAAAAAATACCTTATACATATAATCGATTTTTCCGCCAATACCGCTCACTGTCGGAGGGATTGGCACATCATATTTTACTTGAAAGCGGACGGGGAGGCAGGTACAGTATCGCAGCTTTTGAGCCGGAAGCCATTTTAACAGGCAAAAATTCAGAACTTGAAATTGTTAGAGACGGCGAAAAACAGGTGCTGGAAGGTAACCCCCTTCACTTAATGCAGGAATGGCTGAATCAATATAAAGCAGATAAGCTCGATGAACTTCCTGACTTTCAGGGAGGAGCAATCGGGTTTATCAGCTATGATTACGCACGTTATATCGAAAAGCTTCCAAATGAAGCTCAAGATGATCTGCAGATACCTGATATTCATTTTTTTATTTATAAAGAATGCTTTGTCTTTGACCATGAAACCGAAGAGCTCTGGCTGATTTTCTTATACGAAAAAGGGGAAGAGCGCGCGATTGAGGAACGGGCAGATAATTGGGAGCAGAGATGGAAGAATGAAAGTAAGGAGCCTTCTGCGAAAGCGGAATACAATCAGGCTGAAAATACACTTGGTGTATCCATGAATGAAGAAGAATTCATGGCTGCCGTCAGGAGTATTCAGGAATATATTTCACAGGGAGATGTCTTTCAGGTAAATCTCTCGGTACGCCAAAGCCGCCCAATTCATATTCAGGCAATGGATGTATACGAACAGCTGAGAGCGTTAAACCCGTCTCCATACATGGGGTATTTCCACACGCCGGGATACCAGCTTGTAAGCGGATCTCCGGAACTGCTGATTAAGAAAAAAGGAAACACCGTCAGTACGCGGCCGATTGCCGGGACAAGATCCCGCGGGAAGGACCATGAGGAGGACCTCAAGCTCGCCAGTGAACTGATTGAAAATGAGAAAGAACGTGCAGAGCACGTAATGCTGGTCGATCTGGAGCGAAATGACCTGGGAAGAGTCTGCAAATATGGCACCGTAACAGTGGATGAGTTCATGGTCATTGAAAAATATTCACATGTGATGCATATTGTCTCCAATGTAAAAGGAGAGCTGACAGAAGGCAAAAGTGCAGTTGATATCATTGACGCTGTATTTCCCGGGGGAACGATTACGGGTGCCCCTAAGGTGCGCACCATGGAGATCATTGAAGAGCTTGAACCGGTCACAAGGGGACCATACACCGGCTCTCTTGGCTGGATCAATTTCAGCGGTGATCTTGAGCTGAATATCATCATCCGCACTATGCTCGTTAAAGATGGACAGGCCCATGTGCAGGCAGGTGCAGGCATTGTCATTGACTCCAATCCGAAAAATGAATACAAAGAGTCACTGAAAAAGGCAATTGCTCTTTGGAAAGCAAAAGAACTCGCAGAACAGGCAAAAGGGGATCAGCTATGA